The following coding sequences lie in one Vibrio sp. ED004 genomic window:
- a CDS encoding flavin reductase: MKDLTLSKQDLQAMDQRHRTRLINSLSGFKSANLIGTCDNQGGTNLAMISSVVHLGSHPPLFGFIVRPSKRRRHTLENILETKHFTINSIGTDFVIKAHQTSARYPKSVSEFEAVGLTPYYVDDFPAPFVLESSLKIGLAFKEQITIESNQTQMLIGEVITIHAPKSAVMPDGYLDLEALDTVTVSGLDSYHVTQRLHRLSYAKPDEPLFPLTREGDPTSW, encoded by the coding sequence ATGAAGGACCTCACCCTCTCAAAACAAGACCTCCAAGCAATGGACCAACGTCATCGCACGCGCTTGATAAATTCTTTGTCTGGATTCAAAAGCGCCAATCTCATTGGCACATGCGATAACCAAGGGGGCACGAACTTAGCTATGATAAGTTCAGTGGTTCATTTAGGGTCACACCCGCCACTGTTTGGCTTTATCGTGCGTCCCAGCAAACGCCGTCGCCACACGTTAGAGAACATCCTTGAAACCAAGCACTTCACTATCAATAGCATCGGTACGGACTTCGTTATAAAGGCGCATCAAACCTCAGCACGCTATCCAAAGTCAGTATCCGAATTCGAGGCAGTGGGTCTTACCCCTTATTATGTCGATGATTTTCCGGCACCATTCGTTTTAGAAAGCAGTTTGAAAATCGGATTGGCTTTCAAAGAACAGATCACAATTGAGAGTAATCAAACCCAGATGTTGATTGGCGAGGTGATAACGATTCATGCTCCTAAAAGCGCAGTGATGCCAGATGGCTACTTAGATTTGGAAGCGTTAGATACCGTCACCGTATCGGGGCTAGACAGCTATCACGTAACCCAAAGACTGCATCGATTAAGTTATGCCAAACCCGATGAACCTTTGTTTCCGCTAACCCGCGAAGGCGATCCAACATCTTGGTAG
- a CDS encoding CLCA_X family protein — protein MKLTHFKYKTRKGPDYRHGDQVSFMDIKQTFGMGSMRVGAWVTKEEKDLAANLIFDSLADLAYILALPPEAIGLRGTLGLAFGSGGRKGVQAHYAPNQRELALAKNAGAGALAHEFWHAFDHYIAEKAFEIGDTSGPRKHILFATDCWLHDRKVRPHPLNESLMSLFDATLLSENNLDKHDYVARSVIADKATSARYFSLPTEMMARAFESAIESCSDIENSYLVDGTTKPDMFPLYPDLTHREEIYNAIQGYFAPLGRSLSK, from the coding sequence TTGAAGTTAACCCACTTTAAATACAAGACTCGCAAAGGTCCAGACTATCGACATGGCGATCAGGTGTCCTTCATGGACATCAAACAGACCTTCGGTATGGGCAGCATGCGTGTGGGCGCTTGGGTCACTAAAGAAGAGAAAGATTTAGCTGCGAACTTGATATTCGATTCACTGGCAGACCTCGCTTACATCTTGGCTCTGCCACCAGAAGCGATTGGCCTACGCGGTACATTAGGTTTGGCGTTCGGCAGTGGCGGCAGAAAAGGAGTGCAAGCACACTACGCGCCTAACCAACGTGAATTAGCCCTCGCCAAGAACGCAGGTGCAGGTGCACTCGCTCATGAATTTTGGCATGCGTTTGACCACTACATCGCTGAAAAAGCGTTTGAGATTGGTGACACCTCAGGCCCACGAAAACACATATTATTTGCCACTGACTGTTGGCTGCACGATAGAAAGGTGCGCCCTCATCCATTAAACGAGAGTCTGATGTCTCTGTTCGACGCCACACTACTCAGCGAAAACAACTTGGATAAACACGATTACGTGGCTCGAAGTGTTATTGCCGACAAAGCAACCTCTGCCCGTTACTTCTCATTGCCAACAGAGATGATGGCTCGAGCCTTTGAATCTGCGATTGAATCCTGCTCAGATATCGAAAACTCGTACCTAGTCGATGGTACAACAAAGCCGGATATGTTCCCCCTCTATCCAGACCTCACGCATAGAGAGGAAATCTACAACGCAATACAAGGCTACTTTGCACCGCTAGGCCGCTCTTTGAGCAAGTAG
- a CDS encoding DUF4144 domain-containing protein, translated as MIRWPSLVKLDGDDELIYVASENDFQAECSDMILGEDDYLIDSEGDSYALQSSSNQLSLAKRPEQYSVESVTKLIRNHEFQKAEVCLMKIHFLTIEEAIQSLAFEPR; from the coding sequence ATGATCCGTTGGCCATCTTTAGTAAAACTCGACGGCGATGATGAGCTTATTTACGTCGCATCCGAGAACGATTTTCAGGCAGAATGCTCAGACATGATCTTGGGCGAAGATGATTACCTCATCGATTCTGAAGGTGACAGCTACGCACTTCAATCGAGCTCAAATCAACTGTCTCTAGCAAAACGACCTGAGCAGTATTCAGTAGAAAGCGTGACTAAGCTGATACGAAATCACGAGTTCCAGAAAGCCGAAGTGTGCTTGATGAAGATCCACTTCCTAACGATTGAAGAAGCGATTCAGTCTTTGGCTTTTGAGCCACGTTAA